The Cellulomonas oligotrophica sequence ACTCGCACCCGGCCGCGGCCACCAGGTCGCTGGCCGAGATCGTCAGGGTGCCGTCGTCGAGCAGGATCACCCCGGCAGGCTACGCAGGCCCGCCCACAGCAGCGCCGGGCCGGTGCGTCGCCCCGGGCGTGTCAGAGGCGCTCGGCCGCCGCGAGGGCCGCGTCCGCCGTGGCCGTCTCGGCACCGTCGAGGCCGCGCAGCGGGCGGGGGAGGCACGGGCCGTCCACGAGGCCGCGGTGCTCCGCGAGCGCGGCCGCGACGCGTACGCCGCCACGCCTCGTGACGAGGTCGAGGGCCGGGCCCAGGGCGTCGGCCAGGGCGGTCACGAGGGCGTCGTCACGCTCGCGCACCGCGCGCGCCAGCCGCACCGCGACGCCCGGTGCGACGCCGGCGAGCACCGACCACCAGGTGTCCGCCCCGGCGGCGAGGGCCGCGACGGCGACCGCGTCCCCCGACGCCCCGACGCCCACGTGCGTCGGCACGAGCGAGCGCAGGTGCGCCACACGGTCCCGCGCCGCCCCGACGCCGCCCGGCGCGCCGGGCGACTTGACCGCGACCACGTGGGGCAGCGCCGCGACGTCCCGCCACAGCTCGTCGGAGAACGTCACGCCCGTGGTGCGGGGGTTCTCGTAGACGACCAGCGGCAGCGGGACCGCGGACGTGACGTCCTCGTACAGCCCCAGCACCTCCGCCTCGGTGAGCGGGTGGTACGACACGGGCGCGAGCAGCATCCCGGCGGCGCCGGCGTCGGCCGCGTCGAGCGCGAGCGCCACGACGTCCGTCGACCGCAGCGCCCCGACGCCGGCCAGCACGGGCACGTCACCGGCCTCGAGGACCGCGCGCTCGACGACCCGGCGCCGCTCGTCGACCGAGAGGTACGGGGCGTTCCCGGTGGACCCGAGCACCCCGACGGAGTCCACCCCGGCCTCGGCGGCGCGCGCGACGAGCAGCCCGAGGGCGTCCTCGTCGAGCTCCTCGTCGCGGACGGGGGTCAGGGGGAAGGCGCTCACACCGGCGAACACGGGTGCTCCTGGGGTTGTCGGGAACCTGCTCGCTCCGGCAGGGTCGACCTGTGACCAGGCGTGAGCGTAGGGCCTCGGCGGTGGTGGCGGGGCTCGGTCTGGTCCTGCTGGTCGTCGGGGTGCTGCTGCTCGTGCGCACCGGGGCCTGGTCCGGCTACGGCCCCGCGGACGAGGTCGCGGCCCGGGCCGCGCTCACGCGGGGCTGGGCCGCGGCGCTCGTGGGCGTCGGCGCGCTGCTCGTGGCGGTCACGGTGGTGACGGCCGTCGTCGTCGGGGTCCGCCGGCGGGGGTGACGCCGGTCAGCGCGACGCCCGGGAGAACGCGTCGCGGATCGTCGTCTCGGCGGGCTTGGCGTACGGGCAGTAGTCGTCGTCCGTGGCGGCGTCCGTCGCCAGGTAGAGGGGCGTCGGCCAGTCCCAGAGCATGAAGCCGCGCACCCAGTCGCGCCGCGCGCACGCGGCGAACGCCGCCTCGTACCAGTCGCGCTGCGCCTCGCCGGAGGGGGCGCCCGGCAGCGCCCAGTCGTTGGGGAGCGCGGGGGAGCCCTCGCGGCTCGGGCAGCCGGCCTCGAGGAAGAGGAACGGCTTGCCGGCGGCGCGCACCACGGGCTCGATGCGGTCGAGCTGGGCCTCCCAGTCGTCCAGGGGGTAGTAGCCGGAGGAGGAGACGACGTCGACCGCGTCCCACCAGCGGACGGCGCCCTCCTGGTACTTGTCGCAGTTGTACGTGACGAGCCCGCCGTACTCGGCGCGGACCGCGGCCACGAGGGCCCGCCACTCGTCCTCCCGCTTGTCGGACTGCACCATCTCGCAGCCCACGCAGAGCATGGCGACGCCCTCCTCGGCGGCGATCCGGGCGTAGTGCGTCATGAAGTCCGTGTACGCGGCGAACCACTGCGCCCACGTGGGCTCGCAGGGCACGTCGACGTCGAAGAACGCGATGTGCGCGCGCCAGGTGCCGTTGCGGACGTTGACGACGGGCTTGAGGCAGACCCGCAGGCCGCGCGCGTGGGCCGCCCGGATCGCCGTGCGGACCTCGTCGTCCGTGGGCGTGGGTGCCTCGCGCCACGCGATCGTCGTGGACTGCGGGGTGTCCTGGAGCGCGCCGAACGCCAGCGTCACCCACGTGACGCCGAGGCGGTCGACCATCGCGTCCATCGAAGCGTCGGCCCCGGGGCCCGTCCAGGTGCCGCGGCCCCCGCCGGTCCACCCCCAGGTCATGCCGGCGACGTACCCGCCGAGCAGGTCGTCGTCCGCGGCGGCGGGCGGGGGCGTGGCGGGCGAGGCGTTCACGGCGGCTCCTTCGTCGGCGTCCCTCCGACGCTAGCCTTTCTTCGCCCCCCAAACAAAGTCCCGCCGTGACCCCGCCGCGCCCGTCCTCGGTGCCGCCCCGATCCAGCCGAACCGTCATCGGTGTCGGCGACGGGGTCACGGGGCTGGTCGGGGCCGCGGACGGCCTGATACAGGTCGGAGGGCCCGGGGTCGGCGAGACGTGGCGCTAGGTTGCGGGGGTGGCGGGGCACCTCGCCGCGCGTCGTGCGCCGTACCAGTCGTGCGCCGGACCAGGGGGAACTGTGGGCCGACCGAGCACCGTCGTCCTCTGCGCGGTCGTCGCACTCGTGACCGTCGGCAGCCCGACGCCCTGGGCCACGGCCTCGGCGTCCGTCCCCGGCGCGCTCGCCGGGGTGCCCGAGGCCACCCGGCTCAGGTCGGCAGCCCCGACCGAGACACCGGCCCCGCCCGCCGAGCCCGCGACGCCCGGCGCCGCCGACGAGCCGTCGCCGGTGCAGACGCCCGCGCCGGCCGAGACCCCCGCGGGGCCCGACGTCGACGTCGCCCCGCCCGACGCCCGGGAGAGCGCCGTCCCTCGTCCGGTCGAGGACCTGCTGGTCGCGGCGCTCGCCGACGTCGACCGCATCCGGACCGGGACCGCCCCGGACGCCCCCGACGTCGACGCCCCGCCCGCGATGGTCGCCGCTGCGCAGGAGGACCGGGAGGAGTTCGCCGCCGAGGGCCTGGCCATCACGGAGTCGGCCACGACGCTGGTCGGGGCCGTCGTGGTGACGCGCACCGGCGACCGTCAGGTCGTCGAGGCCGGCGTGCTCACCGAGCTCGTGACCAGGGACGGCACCGGCGAGGACGTCCTGGCGCACTGGTCGAGGACGCACCGGTTCACGGTGGAGGACGCCGGCGGGACCCTGCGGCTCGTCGCCGACGAGGTCGTCGAGCCGGCGCCGGAACCGGCGGTCGGCGAGCCCGCGGACGGATCCAGCACGGCGATGCGGCTCATCGCGCTTCTTCCCGTGCTCCTCGTCCTGCTGGCACTCACCGCCCTGGTGACCGGCGCATCCCTCGTCCTGCGCCGCCGGGCGCACCCGTGGCTGCTCGCTGCCGCCGGCGCGTGCGCCGTGGTGCTCCTCGCGGCCGCGGGGTTCGCGACCGCCCCCGTCCAGGTCGGTAGCGCCGGGTGCATGGGCACGATGGCTGTCGACGACGTGCCCGACGACGGTGACACGATGACCACCTCGGAGATCCCTCACGAGGACCGGCTGGCCTGCCGTGACACCGCCCGCCGGGTCGTGGGTGGATGGACGCTCGCGTCGCTGGCAGCAGTGGCCGGGCTCGGCGCGGCGGTACGCAGGTCGGCCCGGCCCTCCGTGCCGACGCGCACCTCCCCCGACGCCCACCTCACGCGCACCTGACGCGGGTGGGGCGTGGACGAGCAGGGGGTCAGCCCGTCATCTGTGGTGGGTGGGGGAGGGACGACGGCGGGGATGACGGGATCGGCCGCGGATGGGTGCAGGGGCGGCGCGGTGGCGGGCCGGTGGGCGCCCAGATGCCGGAGGGAGGAGGGGCACGCACGATGGGAGGCATGAGCGATCAGACGACACCCCAGGACCCGACCACGCAGCACCCCGGTCCCGAGGCCCAGTCGGGCGAGCAGATCGAGCACCCCGGACGCACCGACGACATGGACACCCAGCCGGACCACGGCGAGTTCAGCTACCGCGGCTCGGGGCGGCTCGACGGCCGCAAGGTGCTGATCACCGGGGGCGACTCCGGCATCGGGCGGGCGGTCGCGATCGCGTTCGCGCGCGAGGGCGCCGACATCGCGATCAGCTACCTGCCCGAGGAGGAGGACGACGCGCGCGAGACGGCCCGCTGGGTGCACGAGGCCCGCCGCACCGCGGTGCTGCTGCCCGGCGACATCCGCGACGAGGCGTTCTGCGGCGAGCTCGTCGAGCGCGCCGTCGAGGGCCTCGGCGGCCTGGACGTGCTGGTCAACAACGCCGCGTACCAGATGGCGCAGCCCGGGGGCCTGGCCGACATCACCACCGAGCAGCTCGACCGCGTGCTCAAGACCAACGTGTACGCGATGTTCTGGATCACCCGCGCGGCCCTCAAGCACCTGGGCGCGGGCTCGGCGATCATCAACACCAGCTCCATCCAGGCGTTCGACCCCAGCCCCGGGCTGCTGGACTACGCGTCCACCAAGGCGGCGATCCTCAACTTCACGAAGGGCCTGGCCGCCCAGCTCGCCGACGACGGCATCCGCGTCAACGCGGTGTGCCCGGGGCCGATCTGGACGCCGCTGATCCCGGCGACGATGGACGCGGAGAAGGTCGACCAGTTCGGCGCCGACACCCCGATGGGCCGCGCCGGCCAGCCCGCCGAGCTCGCACCCGCGTACGTGTTCCTCGCCTCCCAGGAGTCGAGCTACGTCACCGGGGACCGGATCCTCGTCACCGGCGGGAAGACGGCCTGATGCGCGTCGCGATCGTCGGAGGGCACGGCCAGATCGCCCGGCACCTGCTGCCGCTGCTGCTCGCGCGCGGCGACACCGTGGTGCCCCTGGTCCGGCGCCAGGAGCACGCCGACGAGCTGGCCCTGGCCGGTGCGACGCCCGCGATCCTCGACCTGGAGTCGGCCGACGTCGACGGGTTCGCCGCCGCTCTCGCCGGTGCGGACGCGGTCGTGTTCGCGGCGGGAGCGGGCCCGGACGGGGACGTGGCCCGCAAGCGGACCGTGGACCTCGAGGGGTCGACGAAGTCCGTCGACGGCGCCCGCCGCGCCGGGGTGCAGCGGTTCGTGCAGGTCAGCGCCATCGGCGTCGACGAGCCCGTCGGCCCCGACGCGGGCGAGGTCTGGGCGGCGTACGTCACGGCCAAGCGCGACGCCGACCGCTACCTGCGCGCCAGCGGCCTCGACTGGACGATCGTGCGGCCGGGTCGCCTCACCGACGACCCCGGCACGGCCCGCGTCGCGCTCGCGGAGAAGGTCGAGCCCGGCGACGTCCCACGGGCCGACGTGGCCCTCGTGCTGGCCGCCGTCCTCGCCGAGCCGTCCACCGTCGGCCGTCAGGTCGAGCTGGTCGGCGGGCACCTCCGGGTCGACGAGGCGATCGCCGCGCTCTGACGAGCGGGCCACCGCCCCTCGGTGCCCGCGACCTCAGGGCGCCGAGGGGCCGTCGGCGGGGACCGGCCGCGCGGTCGCGCGCGTGGCCGCACGGTGCACGTGCCAGGCGACGGCACCGAGCAGCACGGCGACGGCGACGGCCGCCCCGCCCCCCTTCGCGGCGGCGGCCAGGGCGTGCTCCACGCCTGCGCCCGGGTCGTGCGCCGCGACGGCCGCGACGGTGCCGGCGCCCGCGCCGATCAGCGCGAGCGCACCGGCGACGACCACCCCCCGAGAGGCGGGGCGCCCGCCCGCGGCGTGCCACGTGGCCGTGCGCCGCGCGGCCCAGGCGGCCAGGACCACGAGGCCGACGACGGTGCTGACATGCTGCAGGACCCGGCCCGCGGGCACGTCCCCGACCAGCGGCTCGCGCAGCCAGGCGACGTGCTGCACGACGACGCCGTCGCCGTGGGTGAAGGAGTCCCACACGACGTGGGTCAGGACGCCGACGACCAGCGACACCACCACCCACCCGGCCTGCTCCGCGACCCGCCGAGGTCCCGCACCGTGCCGGCCACCGCCCGGAGCGACGTCTGCGCGCGGGACCAGCAGGTCGGCGAGCGGCGCCCGCACGACCCACCACAGGGCGAGCAGCACCACGGCCGTGGGCACGGCGACCGTCAGGGCCCCCGGCCACGCGTGGGTCGTCGTCGCGTTGACGAACGGCTCGTACCAGGCGCCCGCGTACCGGGGCGCGGGCACGAAGTACGGGACGTCGGGGCTCAGGCTGCCCGCGACCAGGGCGGCGGGGACGAGCGGGCCGCGGACGAGCGGCAGCACCGCGGCGGGATGGGCGAGCGTGAAGGGCACGCCGAGGATCATCGACGAGCGCCGCGCACCACCGCGTCCTCCCGTGGTCGGACTGGTCCGTCCTCCGGGTCCTCCCGTCGCCGTCGGCCGGGCGCAGCGGACGGACGGCCCGGCCCCGCGGGTGCGGGGGCCGGGCCGTCCGTGGTGCGGGTGCCGTCAGGCGGCCGCCGCGCGGCGGCGCCACCAGAGGATGCCGCCGCCGGCACCCAGCAGGCCGAGCGCGACGAGCAGCGCGACCAGCACGGTCGCACCGGTCGACGCGAGCGAGCCGCCCGGGCCGGACGCGGCCAGCACCTCGAACGTCGCCGAGGCCGGGTCGAGACCCTGCGACGTCACCTCGAGCGTGTGCTCGCCCAGCGGGAAGTCCGCCGGCACGCGCCAGCGCACCAGCACCTGCCCGTCGGCGTCCGCGGTGAACGTGCCGATCACGGTCGGCGTCGAGCGGGCCGTGACGGTGACGCGCTGCCCGGGCTCGAGGCCCGTGAGGTCCGCACGCAGCTCGCGGCCGCGACGCACCTCGACCGCACCGAGGTCGATCGTGACCCAGCCCGCCCCGGCGTCCGGCGCGGTCGGTACGGGCGTGGGCGACGGCGTGGGGCTGCCGTCGTCGTCGCCGCCGACCGTGACCACCGCGCGCCCGGTGGACGCCGGCTCGACCGGGCTGTGCGCCTGCACGTAGGCGACCGTCGCCGCGAGGTCGACCTGCCCGGAGTCGGTGCGCGACGCGGCCCGCGTGAAGGTGGAGAACGCGTCGCCGCCGGAGGCGAGGAACGAGTTCACCGCCACCCGGTAGTTGGCGTCCGGGTCGACGGGCGCGCCGTCGACCTCGACGGAGACGACGTGCTCGCCGCGCGGGGCGTCCACGACGTACTCGTACCGCAGGTTCGCCGAGACGCCGAGGTGCAGCTTCGGGCGCGTCGCGCCGTCGGGCTGCCACTGCTCCTCGAGCACGTCGACGAGCTGGGCGCCCGTGAGCTCGGCGACCACCAGGGTGTTCGCGAACGGCTGGACCGCCGCGACGTCCCGGTAGGTCAGGGTGCCGTCCTCGCCGTAGCGCAGGTCGGCGCGCAGCCCGCCCGGGTTCATCACGGCGACGTCCGCGGGCTCGCCGCCGTAGGCGGGGTTGTCCGCGCTGGTCGCCCACAGCTGGACGTCCGCGACGAGGTTGCCCAGCGACGACTCCGCGCCTCGGTCCTCGGATCCGTCGGCCGTCGTGGCCCGGGTGATGTCGGCCGTGATCGAGCCGACCTCGACGGACCCGGCCTCCTCGGCGGCGGCGACGGCCGCGTCCACGACCGCCTGCACGTCGGGGTCGGCCGGGTAGGCGGGGGCGCCGTCGACGACCAGCGGCAGCACGTCCGCCGACGCCGCGACGAGCTCGCCCGCGTCCGCGTCCCACGTGAGGCCGACCTGCGCCAGGTGCGTGCCGTACTGGCCGCCCTGCACGACGGGACGGGGCACGTCGGAGCCCTCGACGTCGAACGTGCACGCGTAGGCGCGGTGCGTGTGGCCGGAGAAGATCGCGTCGACGTCGGCCGAGGTCTCGCGCACGAGCCGGCCGAACGCGTCGTCCGCGGCCTCGACGTCCTCGCACGTGCTCGACTCGGCCCCGTCGTGCACGAGCGCCACGACGACGTCCGCCAGGTCCTCGGCGTGCAGGCGTGCCGCGACCCGGTCGAGGGCCTCGACGGGGTCGCCGAACGTGATGCCCGCGATGCCCGCGGGGGAGACGAGCGTCGCCGTCTGCTCGGTGACCACGCCGACGAACCCGATCCGCACCCCGTCGCGCTCGACGACCTCGTACTCGGGCAGCGCCGGCTCGTCCGTCCCGGCGCGGTAGACGTTGGCACCCAGGTGCGGGTAGTCCGAGGCCGGCACGATCCGGTCCGTCAGGTCGTCGAAGCCCGCGTCGAGCTCGTGGTTGCCCACCGCCGTGACCTCCAGGCCCGCGGCGTTCAGCGCGTCGATCGTCGGCTGGTCCTGCGCGATGAAGGACGTGAACGTCGACGCCCCCACGTTGTCGCCGGCGGAGACGAAGACCGTCGCGGGGTTCTGCGCGCGGAGCTCGTCGACGGCCCCGGCCAGCACCGCCGCACCGGCGACCCCGCCGGACCCGGCCTCGATCCGCCCGTGGAAGTCGTTGATGCCCAGCAGCTGCAGCTCGACGGTGTCGTCGGTCCCGACGGCGAAGAGCGTGGTGGTGCCGGACACCTCGTTGCCGACGGCGATCATCGGCGAACCCGTCGAGGAGTCCTCGGCGGCGATGAACGCGATCGACTCCGGCCCCAGGTCGCCCGCGGCGGCCAGGTCGCCGCCGTCCTCGACGGACACCGACAGGTCGCGGTTGTTGACGTAGCTGACGTAGGCCACGTCGGTCGGGTCGGTGACGTCGTAGACCGCGACGCCGCCCACGCGCTCGAACCCGACGAACGCGTACGTGCGCCCGCCGACCTCGCCGACCGCGACGGCCTCCGGCTCGGGGCCCTTGTCGTCGCTGCGGCCCTCGAGGTTCGTGGCCGTGTGGTTCGAGTTGAACGCCCCGGGCGCGGCCGCGGCCGTGACCTCCTCGAACGAGGACCCCGAGTCGTACACCTGCGTGCCGTCGGTCGACCAGATCGAGAACGACCGCGACCCGAACGCGTGCAGCTCGGCGTAGCAGGAGCCGTCCTCCGACAGGCCCGACGCCGTCGAGACGTTGAGGCGGCCCAGGTCCGCGTCGCCCTTCAGGC is a genomic window containing:
- a CDS encoding dihydrodipicolinate synthase family protein, which translates into the protein MFAGVSAFPLTPVRDEELDEDALGLLVARAAEAGVDSVGVLGSTGNAPYLSVDERRRVVERAVLEAGDVPVLAGVGALRSTDVVALALDAADAGAAGMLLAPVSYHPLTEAEVLGLYEDVTSAVPLPLVVYENPRTTGVTFSDELWRDVAALPHVVAVKSPGAPGGVGAARDRVAHLRSLVPTHVGVGASGDAVAVAALAAGADTWWSVLAGVAPGVAVRLARAVRERDDALVTALADALGPALDLVTRRGGVRVAAALAEHRGLVDGPCLPRPLRGLDGAETATADAALAAAERL
- a CDS encoding glycoside hydrolase family 113, with the translated sequence MNASPATPPPAAADDDLLGGYVAGMTWGWTGGGRGTWTGPGADASMDAMVDRLGVTWVTLAFGALQDTPQSTTIAWREAPTPTDDEVRTAIRAAHARGLRVCLKPVVNVRNGTWRAHIAFFDVDVPCEPTWAQWFAAYTDFMTHYARIAAEEGVAMLCVGCEMVQSDKREDEWRALVAAVRAEYGGLVTYNCDKYQEGAVRWWDAVDVVSSSGYYPLDDWEAQLDRIEPVVRAAGKPFLFLEAGCPSREGSPALPNDWALPGAPSGEAQRDWYEAAFAACARRDWVRGFMLWDWPTPLYLATDAATDDDYCPYAKPAETTIRDAFSRASR
- a CDS encoding SDR family oxidoreductase, giving the protein MSDQTTPQDPTTQHPGPEAQSGEQIEHPGRTDDMDTQPDHGEFSYRGSGRLDGRKVLITGGDSGIGRAVAIAFAREGADIAISYLPEEEDDARETARWVHEARRTAVLLPGDIRDEAFCGELVERAVEGLGGLDVLVNNAAYQMAQPGGLADITTEQLDRVLKTNVYAMFWITRAALKHLGAGSAIINTSSIQAFDPSPGLLDYASTKAAILNFTKGLAAQLADDGIRVNAVCPGPIWTPLIPATMDAEKVDQFGADTPMGRAGQPAELAPAYVFLASQESSYVTGDRILVTGGKTA
- a CDS encoding SDR family oxidoreductase codes for the protein MRVAIVGGHGQIARHLLPLLLARGDTVVPLVRRQEHADELALAGATPAILDLESADVDGFAAALAGADAVVFAAGAGPDGDVARKRTVDLEGSTKSVDGARRAGVQRFVQVSAIGVDEPVGPDAGEVWAAYVTAKRDADRYLRASGLDWTIVRPGRLTDDPGTARVALAEKVEPGDVPRADVALVLAAVLAEPSTVGRQVELVGGHLRVDEAIAAL
- a CDS encoding DUF4184 family protein, translating into MPFTLAHPAAVLPLVRGPLVPAALVAGSLSPDVPYFVPAPRYAGAWYEPFVNATTTHAWPGALTVAVPTAVVLLALWWVVRAPLADLLVPRADVAPGGGRHGAGPRRVAEQAGWVVVSLVVGVLTHVVWDSFTHGDGVVVQHVAWLREPLVGDVPAGRVLQHVSTVVGLVVLAAWAARRTATWHAAGGRPASRGVVVAGALALIGAGAGTVAAVAAHDPGAGVEHALAAAAKGGGAAVAVAVLLGAVAWHVHRAATRATARPVPADGPSAP
- a CDS encoding choice-of-anchor I family protein — encoded protein: MSDQRPAHPSRSRRLTATLATTALAAATLVTGALVAPATASVVAEPVRHAADDAAVRLTPVGSYATGLFDQASAEIVVHHAATQRLLVVNAESGQVDVLDASDPTAPTKVGTIAVAGVVDAEGTTIPAGAAVNSVAVRADGLVAVAVEHATKTERGWVAFVDAATLDVLGAVRAGALPDKVSISPDGAWAVSADEGEPADDYSTDPAGSVTVVALPGTVTAPGQDAVRTAGFEAYDADGALPEGVRVFGPVGPGYPPVLPSLNLEPEYVEVVGGTAYVTLQEADAIATVDLASATVTDLWALGTQDHGDVALDPSDRDGSVALRTFEGLRGMYQPDAITSYEAGGATYLVTANEGDVREWGDYVESARVKDLGKNGLAPLCDPLTGLKGDADLGRLNVSTASGLSEDGSCYAELHAFGSRSFSIWSTDGTQVYDSGSSFEEVTAAAAPGAFNSNHTATNLEGRSDDKGPEPEAVAVGEVGGRTYAFVGFERVGGVAVYDVTDPTDVAYVSYVNNRDLSVSVEDGGDLAAAGDLGPESIAFIAAEDSSTGSPMIAVGNEVSGTTTLFAVGTDDTVELQLLGINDFHGRIEAGSGGVAGAAVLAGAVDELRAQNPATVFVSAGDNVGASTFTSFIAQDQPTIDALNAAGLEVTAVGNHELDAGFDDLTDRIVPASDYPHLGANVYRAGTDEPALPEYEVVERDGVRIGFVGVVTEQTATLVSPAGIAGITFGDPVEALDRVAARLHAEDLADVVVALVHDGAESSTCEDVEAADDAFGRLVRETSADVDAIFSGHTHRAYACTFDVEGSDVPRPVVQGGQYGTHLAQVGLTWDADAGELVAASADVLPLVVDGAPAYPADPDVQAVVDAAVAAAEEAGSVEVGSITADITRATTADGSEDRGAESSLGNLVADVQLWATSADNPAYGGEPADVAVMNPGGLRADLRYGEDGTLTYRDVAAVQPFANTLVVAELTGAQLVDVLEEQWQPDGATRPKLHLGVSANLRYEYVVDAPRGEHVVSVEVDGAPVDPDANYRVAVNSFLASGGDAFSTFTRAASRTDSGQVDLAATVAYVQAHSPVEPASTGRAVVTVGGDDDGSPTPSPTPVPTAPDAGAGWVTIDLGAVEVRRGRELRADLTGLEPGQRVTVTARSTPTVIGTFTADADGQVLVRWRVPADFPLGEHTLEVTSQGLDPASATFEVLAASGPGGSLASTGATVLVALLVALGLLGAGGGILWWRRRAAAA